A part of Kryptolebias marmoratus isolate JLee-2015 linkage group LG8, ASM164957v2, whole genome shotgun sequence genomic DNA contains:
- the wnt10b gene encoding protein Wnt-10b: MELSNKLRWDQFLILAAALMSPVITVLCNDILSLKVAGDPVLTPHSVCLRLVGLSKRQMRMCVRNPDVTASALQGIQVAIHECQHQLRDHRWNCSTLEGLGKLPHHSTILNRGFRESAFSLALLAAGVAHSVASACSMGKLRGCSCEAKRRQDDDKIRMKLTQLQLQALQKGGVGVSMAKSLPSELSGHHGNLPSSLHSAHTSALLKPLSDELSAMQDTWMWGGCSHDLRFGERFSRDWLDSRGSPRDIHARMRIHNNRVGRQIVTDNMTRKCKCHGTSGSCQFKTCWYVSPEFRLVGSLLKDKFSSAIFVNSQNKNSGVFNPRTENRAGGGGGSSAGSGGGRRRSSLSRELVYFEKSPDFCEPDAAVDSPGTQGRICNKTSYSTDGCSSLCCGRGHNILRQTRSERCNCRFHWCCYVLCEECRLTEWVNVCK, encoded by the exons ATGGAGCTATCCAACAAACTCCGCTGGGATCAATTCCTGATTTTGGCCGCAGCACTTATGTCACCTGTAATAAC GGTGCTGTGTAATGATATCCTCAGCCTGAAGGTGGCGGGAGACCCGGTCCTAACCCCTCACTCTGTGTGCCTGAGGCTGGTGGGCCTCAGCAAACGGCAGATGCGGATGTGCGTGCGGAATCCTGACGTGACGGCGTCCGCTCTGCAGGGCATCCAGGTGGCCATCCACGAGTGCCAGCACCAGCTCCGGGACCACCGCTGGAACTGCTCCACGCTGGAGGGCCTGGGCAAGCTGCCCCACCACAGCACCATCCTCAACAGGG GTTTCCGAGAGAGCGCCTTCTCCCTGGCCCTGCTGGCGGCGGGCGTGGCTCACTCTGTGGCCTCGGCCTGCAGCATGGGCAAGCTGCGGGGGTGCAGCTGTGAGGCCAAGCGTCGCCAGGACGATGACAAGATCCGGATGAAGCTcacccagctgcagctgcaggccCTGCAGAAGGGCGGGGTGGGCGTCAGCATGGCAAAGTCATTACCCTCGGAGCTGAgcggtcaccatggcaacctgCCCAGCAGCCTCCACTCTGCCCACACCTCTGCCCTCCTCAAGCCTTTGTCCGACGAGCTGAGCGCCATGCAGGACACCTGGATGTGGGGGGGCTGCAGTCACGACCTGCGTTTTGGGGAGCGTTTTTCAAGAGACTGGCTCGATTCCCGCGGGTCTCCCAGAGACATCCACGCTCGCATGAGGATCCACAACAACCGTGTGGGACGACAG ATAGTGACTGACAACATGACCAGGAAGTGCAAGTGCCACGGCACGTCAGGGAGCTGCCAGTTCAAGACCTGCTGGTACGTGTCCCCGGAGTTCCGGCTCGTGGGATCTCTGCTGAAGGACAAGTTCTCGTCGGCCATCTTCGTCAACTCCCAGAACAAGAACAGCGGCGTTTTCAACCCCCGGACAGAAAACAGGGCCGGCGGCGGCGGTGGGAGCTCAGCGGGGTCAGGCGGAGGCCGCCGCCGCAGCAGCCTGTCCAGAGAGCTGGTGTACTTCGAGAAGTCGCCCGACTTCTGCGAGCCCGACGCGGCCGTAGACTCCCCGGGCACGCAGGGGCGCATCTGCAACAAGACCAGCTACAGCACGGACGGCTGCAGCTCGCTGTGCTGCGGCCGCGGGCACAACATCCTGAGGCAGACGCGCAGCGAACGTTGCAACTGTCGCTTTCACTGGTGTTGCTACGTGCTGTGCGAGGAGTGCCGTCTCACAGAGTGGGTCAATGTGTGCAAGTAG